In the genome of Lactuca sativa cultivar Salinas chromosome 3, Lsat_Salinas_v11, whole genome shotgun sequence, the window TCATTGTAAAGAGCTCCTGGATTTCAAGTACTGACATGATCTGGTTAGGGATCGTGTTGTTGTTTCTGCCAAGTAAAAGACACCTGTGAATTTTCTGACTGACCCATTGGAAGGAATATCAACACTAGACCAACTGATGTTTTAGTATTTGGATGGGCTGGAGGAAAACATGCATGCATGGATCTAACAGTGGTTTTCCCTCTTGTGGGCTTGGGGAGTGGGGTTTTCACTGTAGGGAAAGCTGCTTTAAAAGTTGCATCAAACAAAGTGGCAAAACATGAGAAAACGTGCATGAAAAATCAACACATGTTTATACCCTTTACATTTGATACTTTCgttttaaaagaattagttttgctATACAAAAAGGAGTTGCGACACAGTTTGTTGCTCGTTTACCCGCTACGTCTATGTAAaactttcttttttatttaattacgAGATATGAGAGACAAAACTCTACTGGACAACAACTTTATTCCTTTACAGGTCGGGTGAAATGGTTACTCAATAAAGTTGAGCTTGAATAACCAAATCCCATGCAAACACaactttttcttttaaataagtcTTTAAATTTATTGTTTTGTATACATTCAATCTTTGTGACCAGCTATTCAGGTTGAGTTTTtagtttgtatatatttaatccttaatgtttttttattgtaAAATAAATCATTATTATTTTCGTACACATTCTATGATTGGTTTTTTTAGGCTTTGGTCATATGACATCCTATGTGGGACACTCATATGCACAAAGGGTCAACTAAGCCGAatcaaaataattttatttatcattttaCCACACGGTATTAAATTTTACCAATAAAATGTCATATGTTACATAAGCATTCAACTCAATAACTCTGCAAAAACGATAATTCGTAACCAAATTTCAAGTTGCATATTCTTATTTTTGGACAAATTATAGATTAGTTGCTATTAGGGATAGATTAACAAAATAAGTTACTTAAATATCATAAGAGGTAAAATTGCTATTTAGGACGTTTCGCCAAATAAACGTATCATCTTCGTACAAAATTCTTTAAATATATGCCATTTTGTGCAGAGACACTCATTTGCTAGATATTGATAGATTTCTTTATCGATTATTATTACTAAAAATCTGTGAAACTGTAGTAATTTGCAAGATCtttcaattttattttgttaagaatCAGTTAACGTATCTGATTATTAATGGACGATTTTTAGTAAACTGTATATGAATGGGCCAAAGTGTAAGCCCAGAATCTATAGCAATGGTTTAGGCCGATTTATATTTTCATGTCTGATTTCAACTTTCAAATACTTGAAATACCTTCTGGAAGTATCCTCGGACATTTCCCAGATTAGTGCTAGAAGACGAGTGTTTGATCGGTTGCAGTTTGTTTCAGAGAGGCAACAAACGAAAGAGTCATCTTAACATTCAATTATGGATCCCGAAATGGCAAAGAAGATTGAGGAAACGGTGCTGGAGGTGCTGAAGGATTCAGATATGGATTCTACGACGGAATTCCAAGTTCGGAAAGCAGCTTCCGAGAAGCTCGGAGTGGATTTATCGGTGTCTGAACGGAAGAAGCTCGTTCGAAATGTCGTCCAGACGTACCTTGAGGAACAACAGGCGAAAGCAGAGGCTGGTGATAAGGCGGTCGAAGCAGACGAAccagaggaagtggaggaagaagaagaagatagcgaggatgaaaagaagaagaggaagaaaggCGATAAGGAATACGACGAAGAAGGAGATCTTATCTTCTGCAGAGTAAGTTtgtttgagaattttttcttactgtttgaaaccctaatttggtttcTTAAACACCCCCAATTTTGAAATTTGGGGATAAAATGTATTTATCTGCTTCACGTCAAATATTTCtgattaatttcaaaattttctggcgTTAACTGTTTGGAACTTAAATCCTAATCTGATTTCAACAAAAACCCTAACATCTGTACGATGGTAACTTTGTTGGTCCATAATGTTCTTACACTTTACCCTTCAGTTACACACAACCCTAAAATTTGAATTATCTGGATAAATCAAAAAAGTTTTCAGTGTAGTTCGTTAATAAAATCCAGTTGAGTTACTCATGAATTAGAGAGCTAGTAATCGTATAACATGAATTTTGGGGGAAATCCAAATGCTGTAATTATGTTGagtataataatattttatattgcaGCTGTCAGATAAGAGAAGGGTGACTCTTACTGAATTCAAAGGAAAACATTTGGTGTCTATAAGGGAGTACTACAAAAAAGATGGTAAAGAGCTTCCTAGTTCTAAAGGTATTAACACATACATGATCCATGTTGCCATATTTTTTCTGCTGTGATCTGTTTGTTGTTCATAGAATTGATTTGTTGTTTATAGGTATCAGTTTGACTGCTGAGCAGTGGTCAACTTTCAGCAA includes:
- the LOC111894305 gene encoding RNA polymerase II transcriptional coactivator KELP is translated as MDPEMAKKIEETVLEVLKDSDMDSTTEFQVRKAASEKLGVDLSVSERKKLVRNVVQTYLEEQQAKAEAGDKAVEADEPEEVEEEEEDSEDEKKKRKKGDKEYDEEGDLIFCRLSDKRRVTLTEFKGKHLVSIREYYKKDGKELPSSKGISLTAEQWSTFSKNVPAIEKAINKMEARLN